In a genomic window of Caloenas nicobarica isolate bCalNic1 chromosome 1, bCalNic1.hap1, whole genome shotgun sequence:
- the DENND11 gene encoding DENN domain-containing protein 11 isoform X1 has protein sequence MVERADEAPLLFWAEGPAVSAPPPAAGADSGGGGRRLGGGWSAGPWGDAGPAEAAEPPRAEAEEDQIVAVFVVTFDPRTGNMVEWCLPQDIDLEGVEFKSMASGSHKIQSDFIYFRKGLCFGLACFANMPVESELERGARMKSVGILSPSYTLLYRYMHFLENQVRHQLEMPGHYSHLEAFYDDKKGVLPDSKGTPTSQQPVHWLPSIHRYMYPEMKITHPAGCMSQFIKFFGEQILVLWKFALLRKRILIFSPPPVGVVCYRVYCCCCLANVSLPGLGGTVPESKPFFYVNVADIEMLETEVSYVACTTEKIFEEKRDLYDVYVDNQNVKTHHEHLQPLLKINNADKEKYRRLNDQRQMLMYSQEVGEDCSSCEEDLFILFFMEQNNRIFQTLMEVSASQDKTLTADHARGMGLDPQGDRSFLMDLLEVYGIDVMLVIDNPCCT, from the exons ATGGTGGAGCGCGCAGACGAGGCGCCGCTGCTGTTCTGGGCCGAGGGCCCCGCCGTGtcggcgccgccgcccgcggccGGAGCGGAcagtggcggcggcgggcggcggctcgGCGGCGGCTGGAGCGCGGGGCCGTGGGGCGACGCGGGGCCGGCGGaggcggcggagccgccgcgggcGGAGGCGGAGGAGGACCAGATCGTGGCCGTCTTCGTGGTCACCTTCGACCCCCGCACGG gcAACATGGTGGAGTGGTGTTTGCCCCAAGATATTGATTTGGAAGGCGTGGAATTCAAATCCATGGCAAGCGGGTCTCACAAGATCCAGTCAGATTTCAT TTATTTCCGGAAAGGGCTCTGTTTTGGTCTGGCTTGCTTTGCCAACATGCCCGTGGAGAGTGAGTTAGAGCGTGGTGCCCGCATGAAGTCCGTGGGGATTCTCTCCCCCTCCTACACCCTGCTGTATAGGTACATGCACTTCCTGGAGAACCAGGTCAG acacCAGCTGGAGATGCCAGGGCACTACTCCCATCTAGAGGCGTTCTATGATGACAAGAAAGGAGTTCTCCCTGATAGCAAGGGCACCCCCACCTCTCAGCAACCTGTCCACTGGCTGCCGTCCATCCACAGATACATGTACCCAGAGATGAAG ATCACACACCCTGCTGGCTGTATGTCTCAGTTCATCAAATTCTTCGGTGAGCAGATCCTCGTCCTCTGGAAGTTTGCCCTGCTGCGCAAGcgcatattaatattttcaccGCCCCCAGTTGGAGTTGTCTGCTATAGAG TGTACTGCTGCTGTTGCCTTGCCAATGTTTCTCTGCCTGGTCTTGGAGGAACTGTCCCAGAGTCCAAACCATTCTTTTATGTGAATGTGGCAGACATAGAAATGCTGGAGACGGAAGTATCATATGTGGCCT GTACAACAGAAAAGATCTTTGAGGAGAAACGGGATCTCTATGATGTCTACGTGGACAACCAGAATGTGAAGACACATCATGAACATCTGCAACCACTCCTGAAAATTAACAATGCTGACAAGGAGAAGTACCGACGGCTCAATGACCAGAG GCAGATGTTAATGTATTCTCAAGAAGTGGGTGAGGATTGTAGCTCCTGTGAAGAGGACCTTTTCATCTT GTTTTTCATGGAGCAGAACAACCGTATATTTCAGACGCTGATGGAGGTGTCGGCCAGCCAGGACAAGACACTGACAGCTGACCATGCACGAGGCATGGGCCTGGATCCCCAAGGGGATCGAAGTTTCCTTATGGACCTGCTGGAAGTATATGGCATTGATGTTATGCTAGTCATTGACAACCCCTGCTGCACCTAA
- the DENND11 gene encoding DENN domain-containing protein 11 isoform X2 gives MVEWCLPQDIDLEGVEFKSMASGSHKIQSDFIYFRKGLCFGLACFANMPVESELERGARMKSVGILSPSYTLLYRYMHFLENQVRHQLEMPGHYSHLEAFYDDKKGVLPDSKGTPTSQQPVHWLPSIHRYMYPEMKITHPAGCMSQFIKFFGEQILVLWKFALLRKRILIFSPPPVGVVCYRVYCCCCLANVSLPGLGGTVPESKPFFYVNVADIEMLETEVSYVACTTEKIFEEKRDLYDVYVDNQNVKTHHEHLQPLLKINNADKEKYRRLNDQRQMLMYSQEVGEDCSSCEEDLFILFFMEQNNRIFQTLMEVSASQDKTLTADHARGMGLDPQGDRSFLMDLLEVYGIDVMLVIDNPCCT, from the exons ATGGTGGAGTGGTGTTTGCCCCAAGATATTGATTTGGAAGGCGTGGAATTCAAATCCATGGCAAGCGGGTCTCACAAGATCCAGTCAGATTTCAT TTATTTCCGGAAAGGGCTCTGTTTTGGTCTGGCTTGCTTTGCCAACATGCCCGTGGAGAGTGAGTTAGAGCGTGGTGCCCGCATGAAGTCCGTGGGGATTCTCTCCCCCTCCTACACCCTGCTGTATAGGTACATGCACTTCCTGGAGAACCAGGTCAG acacCAGCTGGAGATGCCAGGGCACTACTCCCATCTAGAGGCGTTCTATGATGACAAGAAAGGAGTTCTCCCTGATAGCAAGGGCACCCCCACCTCTCAGCAACCTGTCCACTGGCTGCCGTCCATCCACAGATACATGTACCCAGAGATGAAG ATCACACACCCTGCTGGCTGTATGTCTCAGTTCATCAAATTCTTCGGTGAGCAGATCCTCGTCCTCTGGAAGTTTGCCCTGCTGCGCAAGcgcatattaatattttcaccGCCCCCAGTTGGAGTTGTCTGCTATAGAG TGTACTGCTGCTGTTGCCTTGCCAATGTTTCTCTGCCTGGTCTTGGAGGAACTGTCCCAGAGTCCAAACCATTCTTTTATGTGAATGTGGCAGACATAGAAATGCTGGAGACGGAAGTATCATATGTGGCCT GTACAACAGAAAAGATCTTTGAGGAGAAACGGGATCTCTATGATGTCTACGTGGACAACCAGAATGTGAAGACACATCATGAACATCTGCAACCACTCCTGAAAATTAACAATGCTGACAAGGAGAAGTACCGACGGCTCAATGACCAGAG GCAGATGTTAATGTATTCTCAAGAAGTGGGTGAGGATTGTAGCTCCTGTGAAGAGGACCTTTTCATCTT GTTTTTCATGGAGCAGAACAACCGTATATTTCAGACGCTGATGGAGGTGTCGGCCAGCCAGGACAAGACACTGACAGCTGACCATGCACGAGGCATGGGCCTGGATCCCCAAGGGGATCGAAGTTTCCTTATGGACCTGCTGGAAGTATATGGCATTGATGTTATGCTAGTCATTGACAACCCCTGCTGCACCTAA